Proteins from one Spartinivicinus poritis genomic window:
- the znuB gene encoding zinc ABC transporter permease subunit ZnuB, giving the protein MVDFFWLLSDALLAGIGVAIVAGPLGSFIVWRRMAYFGDTLAHSALLGVALGFLLQVNLTLAVIIVCLLLAILLVSLQQKQMIASDTLLGILAHTSLSLGLVTISLMDSTEISDNLMGYLFGELLAATKTDIIWIMAGGALVLVVLYFLWKPFLAITVDEDLAKVEGLPVTWLRLALMLLIALVIAVAMKIVGMLLITSLMIIPAATAQRFAKTPEWMAVGASLIGSLAVLSGLLFSYHWDTQTSPTIVVCAGALFLLSMVMPTLSQLFKKNLKRAD; this is encoded by the coding sequence ATGGTTGATTTTTTTTGGTTATTAAGTGATGCATTGCTGGCTGGAATAGGCGTAGCAATTGTGGCTGGGCCATTAGGCTCGTTTATTGTGTGGCGGCGAATGGCGTATTTTGGTGATACGTTGGCTCACTCTGCTCTCTTAGGTGTGGCATTAGGCTTTTTGTTGCAGGTAAATCTTACTCTAGCAGTGATCATAGTGTGTTTGCTACTAGCTATATTATTAGTCTCGTTACAGCAGAAGCAGATGATTGCTTCAGATACCTTATTAGGTATTTTGGCACATACCTCTTTGTCTTTAGGTCTAGTTACAATAAGTCTGATGGATAGTACAGAGATTAGTGACAATTTAATGGGCTATTTGTTTGGAGAGCTGCTGGCAGCGACTAAAACAGATATTATCTGGATTATGGCTGGTGGAGCACTTGTTTTGGTGGTGCTTTATTTTCTTTGGAAACCTTTTCTTGCAATAACCGTAGATGAAGACTTGGCAAAGGTAGAAGGTTTGCCTGTTACATGGTTGCGGCTAGCGCTGATGTTATTAATCGCGTTAGTTATTGCTGTGGCGATGAAAATAGTCGGGATGTTATTGATAACATCGTTAATGATTATCCCTGCAGCAACAGCCCAACGTTTTGCTAAAACACCTGAGTGGATGGCCGTTGGAGCAAGCTTAATTGGAAGCTTAGCTGTACTAAGTGGGTTGCTATTTTCTTATCACTGGGACACACAAACGAGTCCTACAATCGTAGTGTGTGCAGGTGCATTATTTTTGTTAAGTATGGTTATGCCAACTTTGTCACAGTTATTTAAGAAAAACCTAAAAAGAGCAGACTAA
- the znuC gene encoding zinc ABC transporter ATP-binding protein ZnuC, producing MAKLLVSLTNIDVSFQQRQILQGVNLTLHQGEIVTLIGPNGAGKTTLVKLVLGLVEPISGERFQQHNLRIGYMPQRLHIEPTFPLTVERFLALAGRYSAQEIAAVLERVGVLRLLKSPVQKVSGGEMQRILLARGLLRKPQLMVLDEPVQGVDINGQKELYQLIKSIRNETGCGVLMVSHDLHLVMAATDRVVCLNRHICCSGSPSQISNHPEYLALFGEPEKDLAVYTHHHDHKHGVDGKVINNPKTL from the coding sequence ATGGCTAAGTTACTTGTTTCTTTAACTAATATTGATGTTAGCTTTCAACAACGACAAATATTACAAGGTGTTAACTTAACTCTGCATCAAGGAGAAATCGTAACCTTGATTGGCCCTAATGGTGCGGGTAAAACTACCTTGGTTAAATTGGTATTAGGACTGGTTGAACCTATCAGTGGCGAACGATTTCAGCAACATAACTTACGCATTGGTTATATGCCACAGCGACTGCATATTGAGCCTACCTTTCCTCTAACAGTAGAACGATTTTTAGCATTAGCAGGTCGTTACTCAGCTCAAGAAATTGCAGCAGTGCTAGAGCGAGTAGGTGTATTACGACTGCTGAAGAGCCCAGTTCAAAAAGTGTCAGGTGGTGAAATGCAGCGTATTCTACTGGCACGTGGGCTACTGCGGAAACCTCAATTGATGGTGCTTGATGAACCAGTTCAGGGGGTCGATATCAATGGCCAGAAAGAGCTTTATCAGCTTATTAAGTCGATTCGCAATGAAACAGGATGTGGAGTTTTGATGGTTTCCCATGATTTGCATTTAGTGATGGCTGCGACTGATCGGGTGGTTTGCTTAAATCGCCATATATGTTGTTCAGGCTCTCCTTCACAAATAAGCAACCACCCTGAATATTTGGCACTGTTTGGCGAGCCAGAAAAAGACTTGGCTGTGTATACCCATCATCATGATCACAAACATGGAGTTGATGGCAAGGTCATCAACAATCCAAAGACTTTATAA